The following are encoded together in the Chromatiaceae bacterium genome:
- the tatB gene encoding twin-arginine translocase subunit TatB, protein MFDIGFLELVVVGVVALLVVGPERLPKLARTAGLWMGRARRTLATVKAEIDSELKAEELKEILAKQARENPLETLIEMPSSKPSAPAPSPPQNPAPPSKQDPPN, encoded by the coding sequence ATGTTTGATATCGGCTTTCTGGAATTGGTGGTAGTGGGCGTGGTCGCCCTCCTGGTGGTAGGGCCGGAGCGCCTGCCAAAGCTGGCGCGCACCGCCGGGCTCTGGATGGGGCGGGCGCGGCGGACCCTCGCAACGGTAAAGGCGGAGATCGACAGCGAACTCAAGGCGGAGGAGCTCAAGGAGATCCTGGCCAAGCAGGCGCGGGAGAATCCGCTGGAGACCCTCATCGAGATGCCCAGCAGCAAGCCGTCGGCCCCCGCGCCCTCCCCACCCCAAAACCCAGCACCGCCCAGCAAGCAGGACCCCCCTAACTAG
- the tatA gene encoding twin-arginine translocase TatA/TatE family subunit gives MGFGGISIWQLLIILVIVLLLFGTKRLKSIGSDLGNAVKGFRSAMSDPDKEEEEAKRLEVPPSPTGTASPTGTATPDPAAKVEGRDKV, from the coding sequence ATGGGCTTTGGTGGCATCAGCATCTGGCAGCTTCTCATCATTCTGGTGATCGTACTGCTGCTCTTCGGGACCAAGCGTCTCAAGAGCATAGGTTCGGATTTGGGTAACGCGGTGAAGGGGTTCAGGTCCGCTATGAGCGACCCGGACAAGGAAGAGGAGGAGGCCAAACGACTGGAGGTGCCCCCCTCCCCCACGGGGACGGCCTCCCCCACGGGGACGGCCACGCCGGACCCGGCGGCCAAGGTCGAAGGCAGGGACAAGGTCTGA
- a CDS encoding aminoglycoside phosphotransferase family protein, whose translation MNSTEFSKTAARIAQRFTLTSGPPLIEPLGRGLINESFKVTAGTDRWVLQRINGRVFANPEGIMANLSRLAAHLARQEGLDLTWPELARTAEGATWTRDETGAVWRLMTFIPGQPLERIEDAPQAAEVGRLLGTFHRAVADLDPASLRVTLPGFHVTPGYLEPFDRVAQQAVAAPQPGLEEALAFVAARRTGVGVLEQARAAGLLPERVIHGDPKLDNLLFDAEGRRALALIDLDTVQPGLTLHDIGDCLRSSCNRPGESASEARVGFDLEVCRPLLRAYADRTQGLLVPAEVALLFAAIRLIPFELGLRLLTDHLQGDRWFRVSAPGQNLAKARIQFALVADIERKEGAIRAIIAACFSGFAQD comes from the coding sequence ATGAACAGCACCGAGTTCTCAAAGACGGCGGCACGGATCGCCCAGCGCTTTACCCTTACCAGCGGCCCCCCCCTGATCGAGCCACTGGGGCGGGGACTGATCAATGAGAGTTTTAAGGTGACGGCCGGGACCGACCGCTGGGTGTTGCAACGCATCAATGGCCGGGTCTTTGCCAATCCCGAGGGGATCATGGCCAACCTGTCCCGCCTCGCGGCGCATCTGGCCCGCCAGGAGGGGCTGGATCTGACGTGGCCGGAGCTGGCGCGAACGGCGGAGGGCGCGACCTGGACGCGGGACGAGACCGGCGCCGTCTGGCGCCTGATGACCTTCATCCCGGGCCAACCTCTGGAGCGGATCGAGGACGCCCCCCAAGCGGCGGAGGTAGGGCGCCTGCTGGGGACCTTTCATCGGGCGGTGGCGGACCTCGACCCCGCGAGCCTGCGGGTGACCCTGCCAGGCTTCCATGTGACGCCGGGCTATCTGGAGCCCTTCGACCGGGTTGCACAGCAGGCGGTCGCGGCACCCCAGCCAGGGCTGGAGGAGGCGCTGGCCTTCGTGGCGGCGCGGCGGACGGGCGTGGGGGTGCTGGAGCAGGCGCGGGCGGCGGGTCTGCTCCCGGAGCGGGTCATCCATGGCGATCCCAAGCTGGACAACCTGCTGTTCGATGCCGAGGGACGGCGGGCCCTGGCCTTGATCGATCTGGATACGGTGCAGCCGGGTCTGACCCTGCACGATATCGGCGATTGCCTACGTTCCAGCTGTAACCGGCCGGGGGAGTCCGCCAGTGAGGCACGCGTGGGCTTTGACCTGGAGGTTTGCCGCCCCCTGCTGCGGGCCTATGCGGACCGGACCCAAGGACTGCTGGTCCCGGCGGAGGTGGCGCTCCTCTTTGCCGCCATCCGGCTGATTCCCTTCGAGCTGGGGCTACGCCTTCTGACCGACCATCTGCAAGGCGACCGCTGGTTTCGCGTCTCCGCACCCGGTCAGAATCTTGCCAAGGCGCGGATTCAGTTTGCGCTGGTGGCGGACATCGAGCGCAAGGAAGGGGCGATCCGGGCCATCATCGCCGCCTGTTTTAGCGGATTCGCGCAGGATTGA
- the mtaB gene encoding tRNA (N(6)-L-threonylcarbamoyladenosine(37)-C(2))-methylthiotransferase MtaB yields the protein MRVNLQTLGCRLNEAELETWARQFQQLGHQITPDETGADLVVVNTCAVTQEAVRKSRKLLRRAQRDNPHAKLVVSGCFATLETQALALEAGIDLVIPNADKDRLVAITTAELDLPAMPLTALAADANPLFARGRQRAFIKVQDGCRYRCAFCIVTLARGEERSRPIPEVIDEINQAAAAGVREAVLAGVHLGGWGSDLGLGLDDLIGTLLAETDMPRLRLGSLEPWELPDGLWDLFAHPRLMPHLHLPLQSGTDSVLRRMARRCRTDEFARLAHEARARVPDINLTTDIIAGFPGETEAEWRQTLDFVASIGFGQVHIFPYSPRPGTKAASLPDQVPAEVKKERSREMHELACRMRADTFARYLGQRTSLLLEGRQGSDPNGDHHGYTPHYLPVRVRPNGGQDLTNQLPRVELTAIHPDGDSLIATLAPHDHEGPPAGEALWPLADPAAT from the coding sequence ATGCGCGTCAATCTCCAGACTCTGGGCTGTCGGCTCAACGAGGCGGAACTGGAGACCTGGGCGCGCCAGTTCCAACAACTCGGCCACCAGATCACCCCCGACGAAACGGGGGCCGACCTGGTGGTGGTCAACACCTGCGCCGTCACCCAGGAGGCGGTCCGCAAGTCCCGCAAGCTCCTGCGCCGCGCCCAGCGCGATAACCCCCACGCCAAGTTGGTGGTCAGCGGCTGCTTCGCCACCCTGGAGACCCAGGCCCTGGCGCTGGAAGCCGGCATTGACCTGGTGATCCCCAACGCGGACAAGGACCGCCTGGTGGCGATCACCACCGCCGAACTCGACCTGCCCGCCATGCCCCTCACCGCCCTGGCGGCCGATGCCAATCCCCTCTTCGCCCGCGGCCGCCAGCGCGCCTTCATCAAGGTCCAGGACGGCTGCCGCTACCGCTGCGCCTTCTGCATCGTCACCCTGGCGCGGGGCGAGGAACGCAGCCGCCCCATCCCGGAGGTGATTGACGAGATCAACCAGGCCGCGGCGGCGGGCGTGCGCGAGGCCGTGCTCGCGGGCGTCCACCTCGGTGGCTGGGGCAGCGACCTGGGGCTCGGCCTGGACGACCTGATCGGTACCCTCCTCGCGGAGACGGACATGCCGCGCCTGCGCCTTGGCTCCCTGGAACCCTGGGAACTGCCCGATGGCCTCTGGGACCTCTTTGCCCATCCGCGCCTCATGCCCCACCTGCACCTACCCCTGCAAAGCGGCACCGACAGCGTCCTGCGGCGCATGGCGCGCCGCTGCCGGACCGATGAATTCGCCCGCCTCGCCCACGAGGCCCGCGCCCGGGTCCCCGACATCAACCTCACCACCGACATCATCGCCGGCTTCCCCGGTGAAACCGAGGCCGAATGGCGCCAGACGCTCGATTTCGTGGCCTCCATCGGCTTCGGCCAGGTCCACATCTTCCCTTACTCCCCCCGCCCCGGTACCAAGGCCGCCAGCCTGCCCGATCAGGTCCCCGCCGAGGTCAAAAAGGAGCGCAGCCGGGAGATGCACGAGCTGGCATGCCGCATGAGGGCCGATACCTTCGCCCGCTACCTGGGCCAGCGGACCAGCCTCCTGCTGGAAGGCCGCCAGGGCAGCGACCCGAACGGCGACCATCATGGCTACACACCCCATTATTTGCCCGTGCGCGTCCGCCCCAACGGGGGGCAAGACCTCACCAACCAGTTGCCGCGGGTCGAACTGACCGCCATCCACCCGGATGGAGACAGCCTGATCGCGACCTTGGCCCCCCATGACCACGAAGGGCCCCCTGCGGGTGAGGCCCTTTGGCCACTGGCGGACCCAGCCGCGACATGA
- the gmk gene encoding guanylate kinase, with the protein MSEGILFIVSAPSGAGKTSLVKALLERESALGLAISFTTRPPRPGEVDGVHYHFINEGRFLAMITAGAFLEHAQVFGNRYGTAEAKVREALAAGQDLLLEIDWQGARQVRARFPGAVSIFILPPSAPVLAERLRGRGQDSEAIIAGRMRQARDEMSHFDEYDYLVVNDDFDQALADLACLARAERLRLAHGAGLAPGMIEALLAG; encoded by the coding sequence ATGAGCGAAGGCATCCTCTTTATCGTATCGGCGCCCTCCGGCGCGGGCAAGACCAGTCTGGTCAAGGCCCTGCTGGAACGTGAATCCGCCCTTGGGTTGGCGATTTCCTTCACGACCCGTCCGCCGAGGCCGGGCGAGGTGGATGGCGTTCACTACCATTTTATTAATGAGGGCCGTTTTCTGGCTATGATCACCGCTGGCGCCTTCCTGGAGCACGCCCAGGTCTTCGGCAATCGCTATGGCACCGCGGAGGCTAAGGTGCGCGAGGCCCTGGCCGCGGGCCAGGATTTGCTGCTGGAGATCGACTGGCAAGGGGCGCGCCAAGTGCGCGCGCGTTTCCCCGGCGCCGTTTCCATCTTCATCCTGCCGCCCTCCGCCCCCGTTCTGGCGGAGCGGTTGCGGGGCCGCGGCCAGGATAGCGAGGCGATCATTGCTGGGCGCATGCGCCAGGCGCGTGACGAGATGTCCCATTTTGACGAATACGATTATCTGGTCGTGAATGATGATTTCGATCAGGCTCTTGCCGATCTGGCCTGCCTGGCGCGGGCGGAGCGATTGCGCCTGGCCCATGGGGCCGGGCTGGCTCCCGGCATGATCGAGGCCCTGCTGGCCGGCTGA
- the rpoZ gene encoding DNA-directed RNA polymerase subunit omega encodes MARITVEDCLDHVDNRFDLVIFATKRARQLANGVEPLIPWANDKPTVVALREIAEGVLTQETVAAVEVEREQRRAERTLEMQIAEELAAELGTEEHS; translated from the coding sequence ATGGCGCGAATTACTGTCGAGGACTGCCTCGATCATGTGGACAACCGGTTTGATCTGGTCATTTTTGCCACCAAGCGGGCCCGGCAACTGGCCAATGGCGTCGAACCCCTGATCCCCTGGGCGAATGATAAACCCACGGTGGTGGCCCTGCGGGAGATCGCCGAGGGCGTCCTGACCCAGGAGACGGTCGCCGCCGTGGAGGTGGAACGCGAGCAGCGCCGTGCCGAGCGGACCCTGGAGATGCAGATCGCCGAGGAGCTGGCGGCCGAGTTGGGGACCGAGGAGCACTCCTGA
- a CDS encoding RelA/SpoT family protein, whose amino-acid sequence MTQVLESPVANPPAEPPDRARFQIGDLCVYLESYLSAEQIREVYRAFQFGAEAHAGQTRKSGEPYIQHPIAVARILAEMRMDHKCLMAAILHDVIEDTGHSKETVAALFDEEIAELVDGVSKLTRLDFRSKAEAQAANLQKMLLAMTKDIRVILIKLADRLHNMRTLGIMAPEKRRRISRETLEIYAPIANRLGIRKISVELEELGFAHCWPWRRLLLQRAVVRARGARKELVGDVEKALRERLEQEGIQGEVVGRQKHLYGIYGKMRDKQRPFEEVVDVFGFRVVVDRIDTCYRVLGVVHNLYKPKPGRFKDYIAIPKNNGYQSLHTQLFGPQGIPIEIQIRTLDMQRLAESGIAAHWMYKSGAKRGSPQNLAEDWLGNLLEMQRGSGDSVEFLEHVKVDLFPDEVYVFTPRGDIQVLPAGATVVDFAYAIHSGLGNRCVAARIDRRMAPLRTALRSGQTVEIITAPRAMPNAGWLNFVVTGKARANIRGYLKNLQRQEAEVLGRRLLNAELAGQGLDLDRLPEGPLAAYLTRAKLTDLSALLVEVGLGNRLPILVARRLMGEEVVEAPLDAEPRQARRLAIKGTEGMVVNYARCCRPIPGDPISGLFSPGKGIVVHRQGCRNLGDFQQHRDQWLDLDWSSQPAGDFNTEIRVDVGNQRGVLASLAAAIAELGSNIENVQSREKDGHNISLDFLLSVRDRPHLARIMRRLRLVPRVMRIHRVSR is encoded by the coding sequence ATGACTCAGGTGCTTGAATCGCCCGTCGCCAACCCACCCGCCGAGCCGCCCGACAGGGCGCGCTTCCAGATCGGCGACCTCTGTGTCTATCTGGAGTCCTACCTGAGCGCGGAGCAAATCCGCGAGGTTTATCGCGCCTTCCAGTTTGGGGCCGAGGCCCATGCCGGCCAGACGCGCAAATCTGGCGAGCCCTACATCCAGCACCCCATCGCCGTGGCGCGCATCCTGGCCGAGATGCGTATGGATCACAAATGCCTGATGGCGGCCATTCTCCATGACGTGATCGAGGACACGGGCCACTCCAAGGAGACAGTGGCGGCCCTGTTCGACGAGGAGATTGCCGAACTGGTGGATGGCGTAAGCAAGCTGACGCGTCTCGATTTCCGTTCCAAGGCCGAGGCTCAGGCGGCGAATCTGCAGAAGATGCTGTTGGCGATGACCAAGGATATCCGGGTCATTCTCATCAAGCTTGCCGACCGGCTCCATAACATGCGCACCCTGGGGATCATGGCCCCGGAGAAGCGCCGCCGCATCTCGCGCGAGACCCTGGAGATCTATGCGCCCATTGCTAATCGCCTGGGTATTCGCAAAATCTCCGTGGAACTGGAAGAACTGGGCTTCGCGCATTGCTGGCCCTGGCGCCGCCTGCTGCTCCAGCGGGCGGTCGTCCGCGCCCGGGGGGCACGCAAGGAACTGGTGGGGGATGTCGAGAAGGCCTTGCGTGAACGCCTGGAGCAGGAGGGTATCCAGGGCGAGGTGGTGGGCCGCCAAAAGCACCTTTACGGAATTTACGGCAAGATGCGTGACAAGCAGCGCCCCTTCGAGGAGGTGGTGGATGTCTTCGGCTTTCGCGTCGTCGTTGATCGGATCGATACCTGCTATCGCGTCCTGGGTGTGGTGCACAACCTTTACAAGCCTAAGCCCGGTCGCTTCAAGGACTATATTGCCATCCCCAAGAACAATGGCTATCAGTCCCTGCATACCCAGCTGTTTGGCCCCCAGGGCATCCCCATCGAAATCCAGATTCGCACCCTGGACATGCAGCGCCTCGCCGAGAGTGGCATCGCGGCGCACTGGATGTATAAATCCGGCGCCAAACGTGGCAGCCCGCAGAACCTTGCGGAGGATTGGCTGGGGAACCTGCTGGAGATGCAGCGCGGATCGGGCGACTCGGTTGAGTTTCTGGAGCACGTCAAGGTCGATCTCTTCCCGGACGAGGTCTATGTCTTTACCCCGCGTGGGGACATCCAGGTGTTGCCTGCCGGGGCCACGGTGGTGGATTTTGCCTATGCCATCCATTCCGGTCTGGGTAACCGCTGCGTGGCGGCGCGGATCGATCGGCGCATGGCCCCCCTGCGCACCGCCTTGCGCAGCGGCCAGACGGTGGAGATCATCACGGCGCCCCGGGCCATGCCCAACGCCGGCTGGCTGAATTTCGTGGTGACGGGCAAGGCCCGCGCCAATATCCGTGGCTATCTGAAGAATTTGCAGCGCCAGGAGGCCGAGGTCTTGGGCCGGCGCCTGCTGAACGCCGAGCTGGCGGGGCAGGGACTGGACCTGGATCGGTTGCCGGAGGGCCCCCTGGCGGCCTATCTGACGCGGGCCAAGCTGACGGATTTGTCTGCCCTGCTGGTGGAGGTGGGACTGGGCAATCGGCTGCCGATCCTGGTGGCGCGGCGTCTCATGGGCGAGGAGGTGGTCGAGGCCCCGCTCGACGCCGAGCCCAGACAGGCGCGCCGCCTGGCCATCAAGGGCACCGAGGGCATGGTGGTCAATTATGCGCGCTGCTGTCGGCCCATTCCGGGCGATCCCATCTCCGGACTCTTCAGCCCTGGCAAGGGCATCGTAGTGCATCGCCAGGGTTGTCGGAACCTCGGCGATTTTCAACAACATAGAGATCAGTGGCTTGACCTGGACTGGTCCAGTCAACCGGCGGGGGATTTCAATACCGAGATCCGGGTCGATGTTGGCAACCAGCGCGGGGTTCTGGCCAGTCTGGCCGCCGCCATCGCCGAACTGGGTTCGAACATCGAGAATGTCCAGTCCCGGGAAAAGGATGGCCACAACATCAGTTTGGATTTTCTGCTCTCGGTCCGTGATCGCCCCCATCTGGCTCGCATCATGCGGCGCCTGCGACTGGTGCCACGGGTGATGCGCATCCATCGCGTGTCGCGTTGA
- a CDS encoding DUF2384 domain-containing protein: protein MTQAPPSTAVLTPEERLSITRHIMALFGDWGLGPSDILALLALPATVKTRHVSRFLDQEPFPDDATVNRRLGYLTRIEQALGTYFPRNPEMRSLWVKRGNRRFGSRPPLAVMIEDGEGGLVAVLAHLDCTFAWDETGSKTEYAERKVPATEALAS from the coding sequence ATGACTCAAGCCCCGCCCTCCACCGCCGTCCTGACCCCCGAGGAACGCCTGTCCATCACCCGTCACATCATGGCCCTCTTCGGCGACTGGGGGCTGGGGCCGAGCGATATCCTGGCCCTGCTGGCCCTGCCGGCAACGGTCAAGACCCGTCATGTGTCGCGCTTCCTTGATCAGGAGCCCTTCCCGGACGATGCCACGGTCAACCGCCGTCTGGGTTATCTGACGCGGATCGAGCAGGCCCTGGGCACCTATTTCCCCCGCAACCCGGAGATGCGCTCCCTCTGGGTAAAGCGCGGCAATCGTCGCTTTGGCAGCCGTCCCCCCCTGGCCGTGATGATCGAGGACGGGGAGGGCGGTCTGGTGGCCGTGCTCGCCCATCTGGACTGTACCTTCGCCTGGGATGAAACCGGCTCCAAGACTGAATATGCCGAGCGCAAGGTGCCCGCCACGGAGGCGCTCGCCTCATGA
- a CDS encoding DUF2782 domain-containing protein: MPHLRLLAQLLPALGLLLAPLVLASQIDGLDLSVHESDMAPDVTLHEHQNRTIQEYRINGRLYKVRITPRVGPSYYLMDQDGSGDMSWNSGSGPATTQVPQWVLMSW, encoded by the coding sequence ATGCCCCATCTCCGTCTCCTTGCCCAGCTTTTGCCGGCCTTGGGCCTGCTTCTGGCCCCTTTGGTCCTTGCCAGTCAAATCGATGGGCTGGATCTGAGTGTCCACGAGTCCGATATGGCTCCCGACGTTACCCTCCATGAGCACCAGAACCGGACCATTCAGGAGTACCGCATCAATGGCCGCCTCTATAAGGTCAGGATTACTCCGAGGGTGGGTCCGTCCTATTACCTGATGGACCAGGACGGATCGGGCGACATGTCCTGGAACAGTGGCTCCGGGCCCGCCACGACCCAGGTACCCCAATGGGTCCTGATGAGCTGGTAA
- a CDS encoding amino acid ABC transporter substrate-binding protein: MRQVAKWVTGILLAGALCQSVAAGTLENVKGRGKVKCGVNGEAPGLSFKDAAGHWSGIDVDFCRAVAAATLGAKDKVEFVPLTVADALGALAKGQVDLVSRNLSWNLERDSAEGVTFVGVLLFDGQGFMTRRDTGILSALELDGKSVCAIIGSTSADHARRYFDRHRMSLDLRLFPDMNAARKAYLGGECQVLTSDYTQLHGLRVAMDTGRDHRVLPEIVSKEPLSPAVREGDGRWFDIVRWTLFIMIDAEELGIDSRNVKRAQEDAKVGDTRLLLDVEGKVAKALGLDKDWVIRVIGQVGNYGELYERNLGAQSPLMIQRGYNALWNDGGLLYAPPPR; the protein is encoded by the coding sequence ATGAGACAAGTAGCCAAGTGGGTGACCGGCATTCTGCTCGCCGGTGCCCTGTGCCAGTCCGTGGCGGCGGGCACCCTGGAGAACGTCAAGGGCCGCGGCAAGGTCAAGTGCGGCGTCAATGGCGAGGCCCCGGGGCTGTCCTTCAAGGACGCCGCCGGGCATTGGAGTGGTATCGACGTGGATTTCTGCCGCGCCGTGGCGGCGGCGACCCTGGGTGCCAAGGACAAGGTGGAGTTCGTCCCGCTGACCGTGGCCGATGCCCTGGGGGCCCTTGCCAAGGGACAGGTCGATCTGGTCTCGCGCAACCTGAGTTGGAACCTGGAGCGTGACTCCGCCGAGGGCGTGACCTTTGTGGGCGTGCTCCTCTTCGACGGTCAGGGTTTCATGACCCGGCGCGACACGGGCATTCTCAGCGCCCTGGAGCTGGATGGCAAGTCGGTTTGTGCCATCATCGGGTCCACCAGCGCCGACCATGCCCGCCGTTATTTCGACCGGCATCGCATGTCGCTCGATCTGCGTCTCTTTCCCGATATGAATGCCGCGCGCAAGGCCTATCTGGGGGGCGAATGTCAGGTCCTGACCAGCGATTACACTCAGCTCCACGGCCTGCGCGTGGCCATGGACACGGGGCGTGACCACCGGGTCCTGCCCGAGATTGTTTCCAAGGAGCCCCTGAGCCCCGCCGTGCGCGAGGGTGATGGCCGCTGGTTCGATATCGTGCGCTGGACCCTCTTCATCATGATCGATGCCGAGGAACTGGGCATAGATTCCCGTAATGTGAAGCGGGCCCAGGAAGATGCCAAGGTCGGGGATACCCGCTTGCTGCTGGATGTGGAGGGCAAGGTAGCCAAGGCTCTGGGCCTGGACAAGGACTGGGTCATTCGCGTCATCGGCCAGGTCGGCAATTATGGCGAGCTCTATGAGCGCAACCTGGGTGCCCAGTCGCCACTCATGATTCAGCGCGGCTATAACGCCCTCTGGAACGATGGCGGCCTGCTTTACGCGCCGCCACCCCGTTAA
- a CDS encoding DUF1015 domain-containing protein: protein MPLIKPFAGLRPAPGRAAEVAAPPYDVMSADEARAMVAGRPWSFLHISRPEVDLPPDTDPYAPEVYAKARENLERMLVEGVLERDPTPCYYVYRLTMGEHVQTGLVTAASVAAYDADRIKKHEFTRPVKEDDRVRQIDALDAQTGPVFLVYRATPSIDDLLVAVSRQPPAVDIRAAGQVRHEIWVVADEGLIRLLSAAFEALPALYVADGHHRSAAASRVAAARKAAPAGHGGKAAYNYFLAVVFPHNQMQIMDYNRLVKDLHGLDKEGFLSRVAVPFRVEPSATPVKPARTAEFGMYLDSAWYRLTLDAGRIPWDDPVGRLDVSLLQDNLIEPILGIIDPRRDERINFVGGIRGLEGLAGPVDEGHYRVAFSLFPTRMTELMAVADAGEVMPPKSTWFEPKLADGLVSHVLD from the coding sequence ATGCCTCTGATCAAGCCCTTCGCCGGACTGCGCCCGGCCCCAGGTCGCGCGGCGGAGGTGGCCGCGCCCCCCTACGATGTGATGAGTGCCGACGAGGCGCGCGCCATGGTGGCGGGGCGGCCCTGGAGCTTTCTCCATATTTCCCGCCCCGAGGTGGATCTGCCCCCGGATACGGACCCCTATGCGCCGGAGGTCTATGCCAAGGCCCGGGAAAACCTGGAGCGCATGCTGGTGGAGGGCGTGCTGGAGCGGGACCCGACCCCCTGTTATTACGTCTATCGCCTGACCATGGGCGAGCATGTCCAGACGGGCCTGGTCACCGCCGCCTCGGTGGCGGCCTATGACGCGGATCGCATCAAGAAGCACGAATTCACCCGGCCAGTGAAGGAAGACGACCGGGTGCGGCAGATCGATGCCCTGGATGCCCAGACGGGCCCCGTCTTTCTGGTCTATCGCGCCACCCCGAGCATTGACGACCTCCTGGTCGCCGTCAGCAGGCAGCCCCCGGCGGTCGACATCCGCGCCGCGGGCCAGGTACGTCACGAGATTTGGGTGGTGGCCGACGAGGGCCTCATCCGGTTGCTGTCGGCGGCCTTCGAGGCCTTGCCGGCCCTCTATGTGGCCGACGGTCATCATCGTTCCGCCGCCGCCTCCCGGGTCGCGGCGGCGCGCAAGGCCGCCCCTGCGGGGCATGGCGGTAAGGCGGCCTATAACTATTTCCTGGCTGTCGTCTTCCCCCACAACCAGATGCAAATCATGGACTACAACCGGCTGGTCAAGGACTTGCACGGCCTGGATAAGGAGGGATTCCTGAGTCGGGTGGCGGTGCCCTTTCGTGTCGAGCCGAGCGCCACGCCGGTTAAGCCCGCCAGAACGGCCGAGTTTGGCATGTACCTGGATAGCGCCTGGTATCGGCTGACCCTGGATGCGGGGCGCATCCCCTGGGACGATCCCGTGGGCCGACTCGACGTCAGCCTGCTCCAGGATAATCTGATCGAGCCCATCCTCGGCATCATCGATCCCCGGCGGGATGAGCGCATCAACTTCGTCGGCGGTATCCGTGGCCTGGAGGGCCTGGCCGGTCCCGTGGACGAGGGCCACTATCGGGTGGCCTTCTCGCTGTTCCCCACGCGCATGACGGAACTTATGGCCGTCGCCGACGCCGGGGAGGTGATGCCGCCCAAATCCACCTGGTTCGAGCCTAAGTTGGCGGACGGGCTGGTGAGTCATGTGCTTGATTGA